Part of the Deltaproteobacteria bacterium genome is shown below.
CGAGCGGAGACGATGCGATTCCCGCCGGGCTGATGGGCCTGGATATCGGACCCGCGACCGTGGCGGCGTTTTGTAGTGCCTTAACGCGGGCCCGCACGATCTTTTGGAACGGTCCGCTCGGGTGCTTCGAACAGGCCCCGTTTGCCGCCGGCACCAAGGCCGTCGCGGATGCCGTCGCCGCCAGTCGAGGAACCACCGTCGTTGGCGGGGGGGACTCGATTGCGGCATTGCAACAGGCCGGAGTGGCTGATAAGGTGACGCACCTCTCTACGGGTGGGGGGGCGAGTATGGAATTTTTGGAAGGGAAACTGTTGCCAGGAGTGGAGGCCTTAGCATGACACGTCGGCGGCTGATCGTGGGGAATTGGAAGATGAACGGGACGGTGACCGAGTCATTGAAGATCGTGACGGCGCTGGAACATCAGTTCAAGACGCCGCCGGACGCCGATGTGGTCGTTGCCCCGCCGTTCACGGTCCTCTATTCGGTCGGGGTCGCGATCCAAGACCTGCCGTTTCAACTCGGGGCGCAAAATTGTCATTGGGAAGACAAAGGAGCGTTTACCGGCGAAGTGGCAGCGGCGTTTCTTTGCGATATCGGCTGTCGCTATGTGATCGTCGGGCACTCGGAGCGGCGGCAGTACTGCGGCGAGACGGACGAGATGGTCAACAAAAAGATCGCGACCGCGTTACGTCACGAATTACAACCGATCATTTGTGTCGGCGAGACTGCGGGCGAACGGGAAGCGAATCGAACTTGGGAAGTGTTGGATCGCCAACTGAAAGGGGCGTTGGTCGATTTGCACCATCGCGAAATGGAACAATGTGTCGTGGCCTACGAACCGGTCTGGGCGATCGGGTCGGGGACTCCGGCCACGCCGGAAATGGCGATTGAAGTGCATCATTATATACGGAACCAAATCGCAAAACGCTTCGATGCCCCGACTGCGGCCCAAGTGCGCATTATTTATGGCGGCAGTGTGAAGGGGAGCAATGTCGCGCAATTCTCTCGCCATCCGGAGATCGATGGCTGCTTGGTCGGCGGCGCGTCGCTCGAGGCGGTGGAATTCGCGGAAATCGTCCGCACGATGGAACGCGGGGTGCGATCGCGGGAAGAAGGGAACTAATATGGCTACGGCGTTATTGATTGTGCATGTGGTGCTATGTCTCGTGCTGTGCGGGGTGATCTTGTTGCAGCAAGGGAAAGGGGCGTCGATCGGAGCCGCGTTTGGGGGTGGCTCGCAAACGATCTTCGGCGGGCGGGGGCCTGCCACTTTTTTCCAAAAGATGACCACGGGCGTGGCGCTCTGTTTCTTGCTGACCGCGCTGGGGCTGGCGCGGGTCGCGCGCACCACGATGGAGGTCAACAACTCGGTGATCGAAACGGTCCCGGCCGCCGATGTCGCGCCGACGCCCGAAGCGTTCCCGGTGCCGGAGGCCGCGCCCAGCGAAGCGCCGACCGAGCCGACAACGCCCGCACAGCCGTAGCAATGTCCCTTCTCCCTTTGGGGAGAAGGACAGGATGAGAGCCCATGGCATTCTCCCCCTCACCCCGCCGTCCACCGAATGTGGACGGCTACCCTCTCCCCAAAGGGAGAGGGAGAATAAGGAAGGATGCGTAACTGGCCGCGGTGGTGGAATTGGTAGACACGCATGCTTGAGGGGCATGTGGGGCAACTCGTGGGAGTTCGAATCTCCCCCGCGGCACAACGATTTTCCGCGAGGTAAATCGTCCTCTATTTTCCATTTTCTATTCTTCTATTTTCTGCTGTTTCGTGCCGTTGCTGTGGGCGGAAAATCGGGAAAATAGAAAATGGAGAATAGAAAATAGAGGTTTTCAAAAGAAGCGAATAGTCAATCTCCGCCCTCCTGAATCATGCTAATACCATCTGCATGTCCCCCCGCGTGTTGAAATGGATTTGTTTGGTTGTGCTGGGCGTGTGGGTGGTGGCGTCGCCCGCGCATGCGACGGAGTCCATTCCGCGGACCGTGCTGGCGATCTACGACGATCGGCGCTTTCCCGACCACTTCTTCACTTCGATCCATCAACACGCCGAGGTCTGGCTGAATCACTTGGGCCTCATCGTGCGCTATCATCCGCTCAGCCGGCCGCTGCCGCGCGCCGCGGAGTTGGAGGATGTCCGTGGCATTCTGACCTGGTTTGCCGGGCGCGATGTCGTGGCGGACGGTGCCGCGTACTGCGCGTGGCTCGACGCCCAAGCGACGCGAGGACGCCGGATCGTGATCCTTGAAGAGCCGGGCGTGATGTTGCCGGGGACGCGGCGGATGTCGCCGGCGTGCGTGCAATTGTTGCATCGACTCGGCGCCGATTATGATGACGAATTTTCCGACAATCCATTTTTCTGGGACGTCGTGACCAAGGACTCCGCGATGGTGGAGTTCGAGCGGCGACTCGATCTGACGGAACCGCTGACGTACAACCGGTATCGTGCCGCGTCGGCGGCCACGACGAGTTATTTGACGGTGCGCCGTCGGGACTTGGCGGACAGCGACGCCGCGTTGGTCTTTACCAGTCCGGCCGGCGGCTTCGTACATGCCGGGTATGCGTTGTATGAAGACACAGAGCTAAAACGGATGCAGTGGCGACTCCATCCGGGTCGTTTTTTTGCGGCGGCTCTTGACCTACACGGATTACCACGCCCCGATGTGACGACCGTGAATGGGCGGCGGATCTTCTATAGCCATATCGACGGCGACGGCATCTTTAATGTCTCGCATCTCGACGGGCAATCGTACGCGGGCGAAGTGATCCTCCGCGAGATCGTTCGGCGCTTTGCCGACGTGCCGATCACGGCGTCGCTGATCACGGGTTATTTCACACTCGCGAATTATCAAGGGCCGCGGATTACGGCGTTGTATCACGAGCTGTTGGCGCTGCCGAATGTCGAAGTGGCGGCGCACGGTTTTGCCCATCCGAATCACTGGGGCAAACGGACGCTCGCGTTGCAAATCCCCGGCTATCAATTCGATGTGGCGACCGAGACGGTCGGATCCGTGGAACGGCTGCGGGAGTTGCTGCAGACGTTGCGGATCGACAAGCCGGTCCGACTCTATCAATGGACCGGCAATTGTCTTCCCGACGAGGCCACGCTGACTGCGGCCGCGAGCGCGATTCCGCTCACGCTCAATGGCGGCGATAGTCGGATCGACCGATGGCATCCGAGCACGGCGTATCTCTTTCCGATCGGGATCGAACGCGGCGGCGCGCGGCAGATTTACACCAGTATGCCGAACGAAAATGTCTTCACGAATCTCTGGTCGGGGCCGTATTACGGCTATCGCGATGTGTTGGAGACGTTCACTCGTACCGAAACGCCGATTCGCCTGAAGCCGCTGAATATCTACTACCATTACTATAGCGGCGAGCGGGAGTCGTCCGTCGCGGCGTTGCGCCAAGTCTACGATCAGGCGCTGCGCGAGGAAATCTTTCCGCTGTGGGCGAGCCAATACACGGCGCTGGCCAACGATTTTTACCGTGTGCGGATGGAACGCCAGGGCGACGGCTTTGTGCTTCACGACCTCGGCACGTTGCGCACCGTGCGTTTCGACGACGAGCCGCGCTCGGTGGATTTCACGCGTTCCCACGGAGTGCTCGGTTTTCGCCATGTCGCAGGATCGCTCTATGTGACGCTCGACGCCATCGCGGCGGCGCCGTTCATCGCGTTGACGCCGACGCAACCGACGCGCGCGTATCTGGAGCAGGCCAATCTGGAAATTCGGGACTGGCATGCGGATGCGGTACAGGTCCGGTTTGCCAAGCAGGGCTGGGGGCGCGGGATCGTGGTGCTGGCGGGGATGACACCGCAGCGCCGCTACCGAATACAGCGCGG
Proteins encoded:
- a CDS encoding triose-phosphate isomerase; protein product: MTRRRLIVGNWKMNGTVTESLKIVTALEHQFKTPPDADVVVAPPFTVLYSVGVAIQDLPFQLGAQNCHWEDKGAFTGEVAAAFLCDIGCRYVIVGHSERRQYCGETDEMVNKKIATALRHELQPIICVGETAGEREANRTWEVLDRQLKGALVDLHHREMEQCVVAYEPVWAIGSGTPATPEMAIEVHHYIRNQIAKRFDAPTAAQVRIIYGGSVKGSNVAQFSRHPEIDGCLVGGASLEAVEFAEIVRTMERGVRSREEGN
- the secG gene encoding preprotein translocase subunit SecG, giving the protein MATALLIVHVVLCLVLCGVILLQQGKGASIGAAFGGGSQTIFGGRGPATFFQKMTTGVALCFLLTALGLARVARTTMEVNNSVIETVPAADVAPTPEAFPVPEAAPSEAPTEPTTPAQP